Within Crassostrea angulata isolate pt1a10 chromosome 2, ASM2561291v2, whole genome shotgun sequence, the genomic segment ttgtttactcaGGTAAACAATATTGTTAGTTGAGTTCTGTAAAAATAAGGGTTACTTTATTCAATCATATTGCTTATTATTATCACTCATAACACTCTCAAATTTGGGCCTCTCCATTTGGGCCTCTCCCATTGTCACTTCCATTCAGCGCCAATAGGTGACAATTGTCCACGCTGACATTACAAGGTTggtttctttaacttttagctCAATCATTGGCGggcataaaatattaaaattctcCTTGCTTGTGTTATCTTATGTAATATTACTGTGAAAAAGTTTTCATTAAGGTGTTTAACACTTACCGATAGCATCCGACGTTTTAGTTTAGGAACTTTTCTACTTTTATCCTACAAATGTATATGCATCGTTAGATTCGAAGTCCGAATCCTGTTTACcaacaaaaaatacacacagtcacaaaatataattaaatatctAATTACTCACGATTTGTTAAATATACCGAGTACACAAGTTAGAAATCAAATCGTTCTGTGCATGTGCTTGAGTTAATACAGGGATAAATTTGGGCGTAAGTGGTGATCGAACAAAAatcttattttgtttaattctttcaaaataaaaaaaaatacttgcgCTAAAATTCAGTTGTGTAAACCAATTGGCACTTGTCTTTGTGATACACAAGcgcaaaaaaagttttacaatattatgtacattaatacattcTGCTACCAACAGGAAAATCACACATAAGGTCTAgttcatcaacattttttctcTTTCCAAAAATTGTGTCCAAAATATTGTAAACGTATCAGTTGCTGATGGCCAGGACACGATAGTGCTCGCACAAGTAATAATATTTGCTGTTATCATTGGTATCAACGCACGTAAAACTAGTTCTCCCGTGGGCTCGCAGACGAATTTCCGAGGAAGAATTGCTCATGCTGATAGGACAAAAGTCTGGCATTGGGCTTCCATCATGAAACTGCCACTGCTGGCCAACCTTTTCTCCTTGTACCCACACCTGTGTCACTGTATTGTTGGCGATTGGTactaaaatatattacatcaaATTTTGCTTTACTTACAAATTATCAATGCTTCAGATGCTCCGATTTGAGCGTAAAAAAGCAGTAGTTTCTTAATTATATGTTTTTGCTAGagcattttcaaagaaactcTGGTATGCACAGTTTAAGTAAAACATacacaaaatgtaaagaaaatggTTAAATGATGGAATGCTACTAAACTTTTTGTAGCGCATATTATTTATCAGTCGAATACTTAGAAAAACttacaataattataataaatcatcCGCGAAATGAGCGAAATCTCATTTTGTTActtgaaatatacttttatatttataatgaatatataatatacacATTCGTACCAACATAGTGTTTGAATATGTCGAACTTTTCCTGTGAATCAATCTTAATAACACTGCTTCTTTCCGCTTGACAGTTTGCGACAGCTGAAGGATACGTGACATTGACACCAGTAAACTTCAAACACGTTTGGAATGAGAACAAGTCGTATGTAACATAATGGTATCCACATTGtgctgaaaataattttataaagatgAAAACAAACACGTCGTTCAGCGTTACACAAACTTTTCCCTCCATTTTTAGAATTTGTTATACTACAGAAAAATGGTGACGCTGCTTTGATTATgttaaggaaagaaaaaaaatagtcatTAAGTTTTCACTTACGTGGGATATATGTCTTCCAGTTTGAACCGATGATGTCACTTCCCGTAATGTCATCACAACACATGCATGTATGTGTTTCCATATTGTGGCTGATCATAATGAGCATTTCAAGTGTAGTTCCGCACACCGCGAGACATCTTCCCGTACTTTGAAATTTACCAATGTCCAGGCAAGAGGATTTTGGGTAGTCATTTGTTCTTTCTCCGTAAAACATTTTCAGGTACGTTTCTTTGCTACACAGAATGATGATTGCAAGAACAACAATACTGTATGAGATTTTAAACATATTGCTTGTGcctcaaaatattttcatgcacaaaatgaattttgtaaaaCAGGTGAACATATATGTAAGTAAAGATGTTTACTTTAAACCGGTTTCTATTAACTTGTCGACGAacgaaagaaaaaatgtttgccTATACACATATATAAACCTTATTGATGATATCTTATACAAAAAGAATAATTCATAAAAGATTTCCATTATAACGATATGAAATCGTTTAAAAGCATTTGCATTTATTGGAAATATGAAAAACGTCTAACCACTTTAgttctttgaaataaattgattatggaTATAATGGTAATCTATTATACTGTCTTCTTAATGGAGTTGAAGGATTGATTTCTGTATCATATTCATATTGATGGATCTTAGTTGGTTCAGGCTTAGTGTATGTAAGCAATGTTATATCAAAATTGTATCAATTAAGAAACGGCGCATTAAAAGCATAAACAGCTTTATCGATATTCTGTGTATTTCAATCAAAGATAGCTGAAGATTGGAGATTTGGAATGTAACAGTGCTCGACTTATATGAAAAAAGTGATTAATCATTACGGATGATTGTGCTATATGAGTcaacacttttaaaacaatcaatTTCTACTGCATTTATTTACCTTTCCATCAAATGCTTGGTCATAAAAGAATCGCGCATAACtctgaataaaatattcattttatcaatCGTACTAAAGTTATCCCATGGGTAGTCATTCCTAGGCATACAAAACAACGCGTATCATCAAAAAGACCATTAACAAGGAAATCGGGAATAAGATGTCCTAGTTTCCCCAATCTCCCATTTTACATTTGACACACACAAAATTGTTTTGGTTTGATATCTTATGGTAATCGGTTAAATATTTCGTAAGGAAATATCCAAAAGgtaattcctttattttaaacaaaatatctgtgtcgcgtttcttttctttttgaattCATAGGAACATTCTTTATAGGCCAATCATGTTaacatataataattttaataaatgttgttAGAATATATCCACTATAAAAATTCGCAAGttctgcaaaaataaaaaaaatagatttcgaaaattaaatcttaaatatttttgaagacAATTATGTGCACTAGTCTTTTATAGATCCACGGAATAAGTATTTGTTAtgaatatcttaatatattttaaaacacattgTCTCATTTTGCAATCAATAACATAAATTCAACAGAGATATAATGACTATTTACTGAATGAAACAAAGGCTCGCAAAGTTTACaataaattgaatatataaattaaaacaagttcAATCATCCTAACAGAACAatctattgataaaaaaaatgatcttaAGGGAGGATTAAATGTATTCAAACTACTTGCTTAATAGTGACTTGCAacataaaaaattcatatgtgaTATACAACTGTACATATGTGATTATAAATTTACTATTCATATTATTATGATACAAATTATAGCATGATGTAGGCATtgctaatttatttttttttaaaatacatatcatGACAATATATGTCTAGTAAATATGCTTTTTTAAACATCTATCTAATTGATACATTTGCCTCAAAACAATACTTACATGGTTCAACAAAATAGctaaatagtttcatttttaagTGACAGACAGATAGAAGGATTGGTACAATCTTTGAACACAGGGAACACTAAACCTTGCGATTTATCGAACAGTGTTCTTATGGTAACTGTATATGGCTGATTATCGAATGTACTCGCACGAATAGTGAAATGTACTGCTGCTCAAGGAATCTTCATAGTATAGATCTGTACTATCTTGGACGTGGGCTCGGACGTGTACCTCAGATTGATATCCGCTCATTTCGCTATGGCATAAAATTGGCATGCGAGAACCGTCATGAAACTGCCACTGACCATTGACCTTGATTGATTCTATCCACACTTGAATGTGTGAATTGTTGGCAATTGGcactatatataaaataatcaaaaatgcttaattttaCCAATCAAATgacgaaaaaaataaaacgggtTAGATAGTATGTCCTTACATATAACATTCTGTTTTGGGGAATAAAGAATCAATATAATTACGTAAACAGTTGCAGTATTTATGTAAGATTTTGTCTTTAATGCTTTTTAAATACGAAAAAGTATAAACAGATTAAACCTCAAAACATCACAGAAGTATAAAAATGtcctttaacatttttaacttaatttttttaaatatatcttaataGAAGATCAATATTACTTTTTGAACCAGTATTAGCGATATAAACACTGATTTGTCTTCAACTCGATGATTCGGAAGCCGGCACGAGTAATTCCGTGAACTCGCCTTCGGTTTACAAATATTGTAAATCAATATAAGCGTTAAAAACAATAGAGAATTAAGTGCGGTATTAATAGTGTCAGATTTGTATTCATTTAAAGACGTAGCTAACATCACTATTATTATTTGATTGAGATgctaaaatgatatatatatatatatatatatatatatatatatatatatatatatatatatatatatatatatatatatatatattgttcgtTATAATGAATAGATTCATTAGTAAGACACATTAGGTTTTCAAACATATGATCATACAACTTGTTTTGTACTCAATTGTACTCTAgtcaacaatatatatatatatatatatatatatatatatatatatatatatatatatatatatatatatatatatatatatatatatatatatattaaaatttgtatGAAGTTAGATAAGTGatatcaagaaatatttttattaaattacaaaattaaaatcagataTCATTTTTAAGCTCTTTTAAACAGATGTTGCTTTTTTCTGAAGTCTACTCCCGTCTTTAacgaatatttattttgtaatcgagaaatgataaacaaaattatttagttGTATAAAAATACAATGATTTCAACAATATAAACATACCAAGGTAGTCCTTAAATACGTTGAACTTTTCCTGGGAATCAATCTTGATGAGATCGGCACCGTTCGCCTGAC encodes:
- the LOC128171219 gene encoding uncharacterized protein LOC128171219, whose protein sequence is MFKISYSIVVLAIIILCSKETYLKMFYGERTNDYPKSSCLDIGKFQSTGRCLAVCGTTLEMLIMISHNMETHTCMCCDDITGSDIIGSNWKTYIPPQCGYHYVTYDLFSFQTCLKFTGVNVTYPSAVANCQAERSSVIKIDSQEKFDIFKHYVVPIANNTVTQVWVQGEKVGQQWQFHDGSPMPDFCPISMSNSSSEIRLRAHGRTSFTCVDTNDNSKYYYLCEHYRVLAISN